From Corallococcus soli, a single genomic window includes:
- a CDS encoding ABC transporter permease has protein sequence MNFRVDVWEGARIALSSLRSNRLRTLLTTVGIGVGVCTLLAIVGIIQGLNSSFAEQLGKIGSNTLQVSKFPWVMNGDWWEYRNRKDLSLDLVPALRGASEHVVAVAPLYFENAEVSFQERKLASVQTLGTSPDYVVTSNVDMAAGRFLTDADVDNRSAVAVIGAEVVKVLFPGINPVGHRILVDKRPYRIVGTLVERGTVLGQNMDLAVILPYPAFMGQFGSKRSPLLVLAVDAQERIPVVQDRLTETLRRERNTKPGAPDDFAINRPDQLASIYNQLTGALYGVATGVGLITLLVGGIGIMNIMLVSVRERTREIGVRRALGARKHTIILQFLMEAASVSAVGGALGTAVGMGLAWLVNYLTPLAARVDPLTVAGGVGFSAVVGLLFGIWPAARAANLDPVEALRHD, from the coding sequence GTGAATTTCCGGGTCGACGTGTGGGAGGGGGCGCGCATCGCGCTGTCCTCACTGCGTTCCAACCGGCTGCGCACGTTGCTCACCACGGTGGGCATTGGCGTGGGCGTGTGCACGCTGCTGGCCATCGTGGGCATCATCCAGGGGTTGAACAGCTCGTTCGCGGAGCAGCTGGGGAAGATTGGCTCCAACACCCTCCAGGTCTCCAAGTTCCCCTGGGTGATGAACGGGGACTGGTGGGAGTACCGCAACCGCAAGGACCTGTCGCTGGACCTGGTGCCCGCCCTGCGGGGCGCGTCCGAGCATGTGGTGGCGGTGGCGCCCCTGTACTTCGAGAACGCGGAGGTGTCGTTCCAGGAGCGCAAGCTCGCGTCCGTGCAGACGCTGGGCACGAGCCCCGACTACGTGGTGACCTCCAACGTGGACATGGCCGCGGGGCGCTTCCTCACCGACGCGGACGTGGACAACCGCTCCGCGGTGGCGGTGATTGGCGCGGAGGTGGTGAAGGTGCTCTTCCCGGGCATCAACCCGGTGGGCCACCGCATCCTGGTGGACAAGCGGCCCTACCGCATCGTCGGCACGCTGGTGGAGCGCGGCACGGTGCTGGGGCAGAACATGGACCTGGCGGTCATCCTCCCGTACCCCGCGTTCATGGGGCAGTTCGGCAGCAAGCGCTCCCCGCTGCTGGTGCTCGCGGTGGACGCGCAGGAGCGCATCCCCGTCGTGCAGGACCGGCTCACGGAGACGCTGCGCCGCGAGCGCAACACCAAGCCCGGCGCGCCGGACGACTTCGCCATCAACCGGCCGGATCAACTGGCCAGCATCTACAACCAGCTCACCGGCGCGCTCTACGGCGTGGCGACGGGTGTGGGGCTCATCACGCTCCTGGTGGGCGGCATCGGCATCATGAACATCATGCTGGTGTCGGTGCGCGAGCGGACGCGGGAGATTGGCGTCCGGCGGGCGCTGGGCGCGCGCAAGCACACCATCATCCTCCAGTTCCTGATGGAGGCGGCCAGCGTGTCCGCGGTGGGTGGCGCGCTGGGCACCGCGGTGGGCATGGGGCTCGCGTGGCTGGTGAACTACCTGACGCCCCTGGCGGCCCGGGTGGATCCGCTGACGGTGGCGGGCGGGGTGGGGTTTTCGGCGGTGGTGGGGCTGCTGTTCGGCATCTGGCCGGCGGCGCGAGCGGCGAACCTGGATCCGGTGGAAGCCCTCCGCCACGACTGA
- a CDS encoding DUF4091 domain-containing protein — MRLALLSLSVALPAFAAGPSVWGEGLMVKVRPQTAARSATEVRLTAARNEFVSFQVALHGGDTGLQGVRARLPALEGPATLTGRSVTLYRQALVTTKKASVAGEPVGRWPDGLVPDTDEVAGEQRKAFPFDVPAKEARAIWVDVLVPEDAPPGEYTGTVTVEADGGFQRQVTARLTVVDAVLPSTSSLPSAFLLWPPHVCRAHTGREDCTPQELEPLLARYQRMALEHRFTLSSLFPRKPWPPAWSDFDATWGPYLDGTAPTRLPGARMTSLEYVGPLDARNLEDFTAHMRQKGWLDRAYVQLGDEPPYGTSFAQVQATGALVRDAAPGLRTMLTTNSHEMANHDLEGLVDAVVPLVNHLDGTEGVYRGSQRDTYTEFLERPGTALWTYQSCMSHGCAYGTNAPENKPGAGWPSYMLDRSAAKARAMEWVTFLEGATGELYYQSVGMLSTAWADQYRFNGNGDGTLFYPGTPAEIGGATDVPVASLRLKLIRQGMQDYEWLKAVSDAGDPGFARKVARELIPAASRVPDDGAAFDAARLRLIQRHQELTAGEAPVPDAGTPPGSPDAGTPPGSPDAGTPPGSPGPGTPPGGGAEGPAQEAPTARPGVDPEDAGAPTGGCTTGGGGAAAVAGSLLFAAWALKGARRKRCASAP, encoded by the coding sequence TTGCGCCTCGCCCTGCTGTCGCTGTCCGTGGCCCTGCCGGCCTTCGCGGCCGGTCCCTCCGTCTGGGGGGAGGGGCTGATGGTGAAGGTGAGGCCGCAGACCGCGGCCCGGAGCGCCACCGAGGTGCGGCTCACCGCGGCGCGCAACGAGTTCGTCTCCTTCCAGGTGGCGCTGCACGGCGGGGACACGGGCCTCCAGGGCGTGCGCGCCCGCCTGCCCGCGCTGGAGGGGCCGGCGACGCTGACGGGGCGGAGCGTGACGCTGTACCGCCAGGCGCTGGTCACCACGAAGAAGGCGTCGGTGGCGGGGGAGCCGGTGGGCCGGTGGCCGGACGGCCTGGTGCCGGACACGGACGAGGTCGCCGGGGAGCAGCGCAAGGCCTTCCCCTTCGACGTGCCCGCGAAGGAGGCGCGCGCCATCTGGGTGGACGTGCTCGTGCCGGAGGACGCGCCGCCCGGCGAGTACACCGGCACAGTGACGGTGGAGGCGGACGGGGGCTTCCAGCGACAGGTGACGGCGAGGCTGACGGTGGTGGACGCGGTGCTGCCGAGCACGTCCTCGCTGCCGTCGGCGTTCCTGCTGTGGCCGCCGCACGTCTGCCGCGCGCACACGGGCCGGGAGGACTGTACGCCGCAGGAGCTGGAGCCGCTGCTGGCGCGCTACCAGCGGATGGCGTTGGAGCACCGCTTCACGCTCTCCAGCCTCTTTCCGCGCAAGCCGTGGCCGCCCGCGTGGAGCGACTTCGACGCGACGTGGGGCCCGTACCTGGACGGCACCGCGCCCACGCGGCTGCCCGGCGCGCGGATGACGAGCCTGGAGTACGTGGGCCCGCTGGACGCGCGGAACCTGGAGGACTTCACCGCGCACATGCGACAGAAGGGCTGGCTGGACCGGGCCTACGTGCAACTGGGGGACGAGCCGCCCTACGGGACGAGCTTCGCGCAGGTGCAGGCGACGGGGGCGCTGGTGCGGGACGCGGCGCCCGGGCTGCGCACGATGTTGACGACGAACTCACACGAGATGGCCAACCACGACCTGGAGGGCCTGGTGGACGCGGTGGTGCCGCTGGTGAACCACCTGGACGGCACGGAGGGCGTGTACCGGGGCAGCCAGCGCGACACGTACACGGAGTTCCTGGAACGTCCCGGTACGGCGTTGTGGACGTATCAGAGTTGCATGAGCCACGGCTGTGCGTATGGGACCAACGCCCCGGAGAACAAGCCGGGGGCAGGGTGGCCGTCGTACATGCTGGACCGCTCGGCGGCGAAGGCCCGCGCGATGGAGTGGGTGACGTTCCTGGAGGGCGCGACGGGCGAGCTGTACTACCAGTCGGTGGGCATGCTCTCCACGGCGTGGGCGGACCAGTACCGCTTCAATGGCAACGGGGACGGGACGCTCTTCTACCCGGGCACGCCGGCGGAGATTGGCGGGGCGACGGACGTGCCGGTGGCGTCGCTGCGCCTGAAGCTCATCCGTCAGGGCATGCAGGACTACGAATGGCTCAAGGCGGTGAGTGACGCGGGCGACCCGGGCTTCGCGCGCAAGGTGGCGCGGGAGCTGATCCCGGCCGCGTCGCGCGTGCCGGACGACGGCGCCGCGTTCGACGCGGCACGGCTGCGGCTCATCCAGCGCCATCAGGAGCTGACCGCCGGTGAGGCGCCGGTCCCCGACGCGGGCACGCCGCCAGGGTCACCGGACGCGGGTACGCCGCCAGGGTCTCCGGATGCAGGTACGCCGCCCGGGTCCCCGGGCCCAGGCACGCCGCCGGGAGGGGGCGCGGAGGGACCGGCGCAGGAGGCGCCCACGGCCAGGCCCGGCGTGGATCCGGAGGATGCGGGTGCGCCGACGGGCGGCTGCACCACGGGCGGAGGCGGCGCCGCAGCGGTGGCGGGGAGCCTGCTGTTCGCGGCCTGGGCGCTCAAGGGCGCGCGTCGGAAGCGGTGTGCCAGCGCTCCGTGA
- a CDS encoding M20/M25/M40 family metallo-hydrolase, with product MSTSAFVLPVSLALRLLTSAAPAPQSPAAAPNPPQVPRAPATAPVKTPSPSVTKALSAAQQATAARLMGAALTEGHAYARLAELTDGIGPRLSGSDGAEAAVQWALRAFKADGVKAWKEPVKVPHWVRGEERGEIVASERTRGLPLALLALGGSAPTPPEGLTAEVVEVGSLEELAALGDKVKGRIVFFNHTMSEAVDYGRFAGLRGRGPAAAAKQGAVAALVRSLATASLRTPHTGSTRFDEGGPRLPAASVSVEDALTLHRMLQGGTVKVRLVLGCSELPDADSSNVVAEVRGREKPDEVVLLGAHLDSWDVGTGAHDDGAGVVMVMEAARLIAKLPQAPRRTVRVVLFMNEENGLRGGRAYAQAHAKELSKHVAALEMDSGGGPPLGVSVHAGPGGEDLLRPWLPPLEGVGAATFMVGHATGADLSPMEPARVPFVGVRVDSSRYFDVHHSMADTLDKVDPQDLARSTAAVAWVAYALAEAPGVLARPTGPESDGPPPARK from the coding sequence GTGTCCACCTCTGCCTTCGTCCTGCCCGTCTCGCTGGCCCTGCGACTGCTGACCTCCGCGGCGCCCGCTCCCCAGTCACCCGCCGCCGCGCCCAACCCGCCCCAGGTGCCCAGGGCGCCGGCGACCGCTCCGGTGAAGACGCCCTCGCCGTCCGTCACCAAGGCCTTGAGCGCCGCGCAGCAGGCCACGGCGGCGCGGCTGATGGGGGCCGCGCTCACGGAGGGGCATGCGTACGCGCGGCTGGCGGAGCTGACGGATGGGATTGGCCCGCGCCTGTCGGGCTCCGACGGCGCGGAGGCCGCGGTGCAGTGGGCCCTGCGCGCGTTCAAGGCGGACGGGGTGAAGGCGTGGAAGGAGCCGGTGAAGGTGCCGCACTGGGTGCGCGGCGAGGAGCGCGGCGAAATCGTGGCCTCCGAGCGCACGCGCGGCCTGCCGCTGGCATTGCTGGCGCTGGGCGGCAGCGCGCCCACGCCGCCGGAGGGGCTCACCGCGGAGGTGGTGGAGGTGGGCTCGCTGGAGGAGCTGGCCGCGCTCGGTGACAAGGTGAAGGGGCGGATCGTCTTCTTCAACCACACCATGTCGGAGGCGGTGGACTACGGCCGCTTCGCGGGGCTGCGCGGCCGGGGCCCGGCGGCGGCGGCGAAGCAGGGCGCGGTGGCCGCGCTGGTGCGCTCGCTGGCCACGGCGTCGTTGCGCACGCCGCACACGGGGTCCACGCGCTTCGACGAGGGCGGCCCCCGCCTGCCCGCGGCGTCGGTGTCGGTGGAGGACGCGCTGACGCTGCACCGGATGCTCCAGGGCGGGACGGTGAAGGTGCGGTTGGTGTTGGGGTGCTCGGAGCTGCCGGACGCGGACTCGTCCAACGTGGTGGCGGAGGTGCGGGGCCGGGAGAAGCCGGACGAGGTGGTGCTGCTGGGCGCGCACCTGGACTCGTGGGACGTGGGCACGGGCGCGCACGACGACGGCGCGGGCGTGGTGATGGTGATGGAGGCGGCGCGGCTCATCGCGAAGCTGCCCCAGGCGCCCCGGCGCACGGTGCGCGTGGTGCTGTTCATGAACGAGGAGAACGGCCTGCGCGGAGGCCGCGCGTACGCCCAGGCCCACGCGAAGGAGCTCTCCAAACACGTGGCCGCGCTGGAGATGGACTCGGGGGGCGGGCCGCCCCTGGGCGTCAGCGTGCACGCGGGCCCGGGCGGCGAGGACCTGCTGCGGCCGTGGCTGCCGCCGCTGGAGGGCGTGGGCGCGGCCACGTTCATGGTGGGCCACGCGACGGGCGCGGACCTGAGCCCCATGGAGCCCGCGCGCGTGCCCTTCGTGGGCGTGCGCGTGGACAGCAGCCGCTACTTCGACGTGCACCACTCCATGGCGGACACGCTGGACAAGGTGGATCCGCAAGACCTGGCGCGCAGCACCGCCGCGGTGGCGTGGGTGGCGTACGCGCTGGCGGAGGCGCCGGGCGTGCTCGCGCGTCCCACCGGGCCGGAGTCCGACGGCCCGCCGCCCGCGAGGAAGTAG
- a CDS encoding MDR family MFS transporter codes for MAHTADTAPDPLAAPASERFSRSQKAFTLAGALLGLLLAALDQTIVATAGPTIQADLGIAPEHYPWLTTAYLVASTMMVPVWGKLSDLVGRRAVLVAGILVFLAGSFLCGAARSTLVLILCRAVQGLGSAALFTASLAVVADLFPPRDRGKYQGLFGAVFGLSSVIGPLAGGFITDTLGWHWVFFINLPVGALALALIFLRMPALKPDGAQGGRLDLPGALALAVAVVPLLLALSLGHGASAPRAGGFAWGSAPILGLFALSAVAAVLFVWRERRAKEPLLDPSLFRLRAFSAGNAAVFTIGAVFLASVTFLPLFMVNVVGLSATHSGLTLTPLTLGVVAGNVVSGQLASRLGRYKALMVGSLLFLMAGFALMAFTLTPESSQAEVTVKMVLVGLGLGPSIPLYTVAVQNAVPPQRIGVATSAATFFRQLGMTVGVALLGTVFAGTLGRELTTRTARATQGLPQDVRQELQASSPGGLVGQEGAPAGGPFQAEEVKARLRRDFAEERRQASRSLQGTAEARAHAKLDANEARALSTVDQVERALKESFTRATTAVYRFAIFVALAALLVTLLLPEMPSRHAGPRQAVAE; via the coding sequence ATGGCCCACACCGCCGATACCGCTCCGGATCCCCTTGCCGCCCCGGCGTCCGAACGGTTCAGCCGCTCGCAGAAGGCGTTCACGCTGGCGGGGGCGCTGCTGGGCCTGCTGCTGGCCGCGCTGGACCAGACCATCGTGGCCACCGCGGGCCCCACCATCCAGGCGGACCTGGGCATCGCGCCGGAGCACTACCCGTGGCTCACCACCGCGTACCTCGTGGCCTCCACGATGATGGTGCCGGTGTGGGGCAAGCTGTCGGACCTGGTGGGCCGGCGCGCGGTGCTGGTGGCGGGCATCCTCGTCTTCCTCGCGGGGAGCTTCCTGTGCGGCGCGGCCCGCTCCACGCTCGTCCTCATCCTCTGCCGCGCGGTGCAGGGGCTGGGCAGCGCGGCGCTCTTCACCGCCTCGCTGGCGGTGGTGGCGGACCTGTTCCCGCCCAGGGACCGGGGCAAGTACCAGGGCCTGTTCGGCGCGGTGTTCGGCCTGTCCAGCGTCATTGGCCCGCTGGCGGGCGGCTTCATCACCGACACGCTGGGCTGGCACTGGGTGTTCTTCATCAACCTGCCGGTGGGCGCGCTGGCGCTGGCGCTCATCTTCCTGCGCATGCCCGCGCTCAAGCCCGACGGCGCGCAGGGCGGGCGGCTGGACCTGCCAGGCGCGCTGGCGCTGGCCGTGGCGGTGGTGCCGCTGCTGCTCGCGCTCAGCCTGGGCCATGGGGCGTCCGCGCCACGGGCGGGCGGGTTCGCGTGGGGGTCCGCGCCCATCCTCGGGTTGTTCGCGCTGTCGGCGGTGGCGGCGGTCCTCTTCGTCTGGCGGGAGCGCCGCGCCAAGGAGCCGCTGCTGGACCCGTCGCTGTTCCGCCTGCGCGCGTTCTCCGCGGGCAACGCGGCGGTGTTCACCATTGGCGCGGTGTTCCTCGCGTCCGTCACCTTCCTGCCGCTGTTCATGGTGAACGTGGTGGGGCTGTCCGCCACGCACTCCGGCCTGACGCTCACGCCGCTGACGCTGGGCGTGGTGGCGGGCAACGTGGTGTCCGGACAGCTGGCGTCGCGGCTGGGGCGCTACAAGGCGCTGATGGTGGGCTCGCTGCTGTTCCTGATGGCGGGCTTCGCCCTCATGGCCTTCACGCTGACGCCCGAATCCAGCCAGGCCGAGGTGACGGTGAAGATGGTGCTCGTGGGCCTGGGCCTGGGGCCGTCCATCCCGCTGTACACCGTGGCCGTGCAGAACGCGGTGCCGCCCCAGCGCATCGGCGTGGCCACGTCCGCGGCCACGTTCTTCCGGCAGCTGGGCATGACGGTGGGCGTGGCGCTCTTGGGCACCGTGTTCGCGGGCACGCTGGGCCGGGAGCTGACGACGCGCACCGCGCGGGCCACGCAGGGGCTGCCCCAGGACGTGCGCCAGGAGCTCCAGGCGTCGTCGCCCGGAGGCCTGGTGGGCCAGGAGGGCGCTCCCGCGGGCGGCCCGTTCCAGGCCGAGGAGGTGAAGGCGAGGCTGCGGCGGGACTTCGCGGAGGAGCGGCGGCAGGCCTCCCGGTCCCTGCAGGGCACCGCCGAGGCCCGCGCCCACGCGAAGCTGGACGCGAACGAGGCCCGCGCGCTGTCCACCGTGGACCAGGTGGAGCGCGCGCTCAAGGAGTCCTTCACCCGCGCGACGACGGCGGTGTACCGCTTCGCCATCTTCGTCGCGCTGGCGGCCCTGCTCGTCACGCTGCTGCTGCCGGAGATGCCCTCCAGGCACGCGGGCCCCCGCCAGGCCGTGGCGGAGTAG
- a CDS encoding lysyl oxidase family protein, whose product MRIHGVLACAVMLSLVTGCKDDPAPRPDAGTPDAGSPDAGAEDAGSPDGGGTAGPTLSETPRWEVAGDGLNPKECFGRSVALGDLNGDGRTDLLVPYPVCKSLATDPGRVAVYAGEARYFSKVPVTTTMTWEHPSPRTSGYRLVAATGDIDGDAYADVVLQGYYGVSVFKGGPDLAQVLAQPLFRVPADSATRFTSARLLDLDGDGKDDLVVTTATGGTTLYRSTPDVAERPFTNVRVFSGHVTPAGDTDGDGAQDLLVTLLEGQNAVGLFLGCKADSARVCDGPLTVAPVWKGSAETLQALGDLNGDGRPELLVSLRGSQRLHLSDAALQGYSPTAAWQMMDDAAFPLLGQNALSVGDMVEGGTGHDFVISALGRAYLFRPTANVSGPLEPVWAWPRTNHLDPRTALGFVPPILASAGDLDGDGHDDLVVGLTPEADGTRFPGRVVVFGGGAVPDSTGPAPALAPTKTCNLPVDPVNGKPDLTVDRDVLARTLYVERRTFAQDSCEVREGCVPQGGERRLLRFSTSIMNMGSAPVVVPSPQERPDLFVYDECHGHDHLVNFAGYALRDASGKDATVGRKQGFYLIDFTQYCADGSAFAWFDPGTGISPGWSDVYTADTACQWLDVTDTPDGEYTVRVGVDENHIIDEADTLPNEVTVKVRLSGDTVTVLP is encoded by the coding sequence ATGCGGATCCACGGAGTGCTGGCCTGTGCCGTGATGCTGTCGCTGGTGACGGGTTGCAAGGACGACCCGGCGCCCCGGCCCGACGCGGGGACCCCCGACGCCGGGAGCCCGGACGCGGGCGCGGAAGACGCGGGGAGTCCGGACGGTGGCGGCACCGCCGGGCCCACCCTCTCCGAGACGCCCCGCTGGGAGGTGGCCGGCGACGGCCTGAACCCGAAGGAGTGCTTCGGCCGCTCCGTGGCGCTGGGGGACCTCAACGGCGATGGCCGCACGGACCTGCTGGTGCCCTATCCCGTCTGCAAGAGCCTGGCGACGGACCCGGGGCGCGTGGCCGTGTACGCGGGCGAGGCGCGCTACTTCTCCAAGGTGCCCGTCACCACGACGATGACGTGGGAGCACCCCAGCCCGCGCACCTCGGGCTACCGGCTGGTGGCGGCCACGGGCGACATCGACGGGGATGCCTACGCGGACGTGGTCCTGCAGGGCTACTACGGCGTCAGCGTCTTCAAGGGCGGGCCGGACCTGGCCCAGGTGCTGGCCCAGCCCCTGTTCCGCGTGCCGGCGGACTCCGCCACGCGCTTCACCTCCGCGCGCCTGCTGGACCTGGATGGCGACGGGAAGGACGACCTCGTCGTCACCACCGCCACCGGCGGCACGACCCTCTATCGCTCCACGCCCGACGTGGCGGAGCGCCCCTTCACCAACGTGCGCGTCTTCTCCGGTCACGTCACGCCCGCCGGAGACACCGACGGGGACGGGGCCCAGGACCTGCTGGTGACGCTCCTGGAGGGGCAGAACGCGGTGGGGTTGTTCCTGGGGTGCAAGGCGGACAGCGCGCGGGTGTGTGACGGCCCGCTGACGGTGGCGCCGGTGTGGAAGGGCTCGGCCGAAACGCTCCAGGCGCTGGGAGACCTCAACGGCGACGGCCGTCCGGAGCTGCTCGTGAGCCTGCGGGGCAGCCAGCGGCTGCACCTGTCCGACGCCGCGCTCCAGGGCTACTCGCCCACCGCCGCGTGGCAGATGATGGACGACGCGGCCTTCCCCCTCCTCGGGCAGAACGCCCTCTCCGTGGGGGACATGGTGGAGGGCGGCACGGGCCACGACTTCGTCATCTCCGCGCTGGGGCGCGCGTACCTCTTCCGCCCCACGGCGAATGTGTCCGGCCCGCTGGAGCCCGTGTGGGCGTGGCCTCGCACCAACCACCTGGATCCGCGCACGGCGCTGGGCTTCGTCCCCCCCATCCTGGCGAGCGCGGGCGACCTGGACGGGGACGGCCATGACGACCTGGTGGTGGGCCTGACGCCGGAGGCCGACGGCACGCGCTTCCCGGGCCGGGTGGTGGTGTTCGGCGGCGGCGCGGTGCCGGACTCGACCGGGCCCGCGCCCGCGCTGGCGCCCACGAAGACGTGCAACCTCCCGGTGGATCCGGTGAACGGCAAGCCGGACCTGACGGTGGACCGGGACGTGCTCGCGCGCACGCTGTACGTGGAGCGCCGCACCTTCGCCCAGGACTCATGCGAGGTGCGCGAAGGCTGCGTGCCGCAGGGCGGCGAGCGGCGCCTGCTGCGCTTCAGCACCTCCATCATGAACATGGGCTCCGCGCCCGTGGTGGTGCCGTCGCCGCAGGAGCGGCCGGACCTCTTCGTCTACGACGAGTGCCACGGGCACGACCACCTGGTGAACTTCGCCGGCTACGCGCTGCGCGATGCCTCCGGGAAGGACGCCACGGTGGGCCGCAAGCAGGGCTTCTACCTCATCGACTTCACCCAGTACTGCGCGGACGGCAGCGCCTTCGCCTGGTTCGACCCGGGCACCGGCATCTCGCCCGGCTGGTCGGACGTCTACACCGCCGACACCGCGTGCCAGTGGCTGGACGTCACCGACACGCCGGACGGCGAGTACACGGTGCGAGTGGGCGTGGATGAGAACCACATCATCGACGAGGCAGACACGCTGCCCAACGAGGTCACCGTCAAGGTGCGCCTCTCTGGCGACACGGTGACCGTGCTGCCCTGA
- a CDS encoding phospholipase D-like domain-containing protein: MNVRLAWPILIALLAAGCPYPNHRQDLRLRSLPEAPAARSIAITQTLGVPLEPGNRVELVQNGHIFDAMEEEIRAARSSIHIASYIWRPGIPSDRLIIALRERRAGVQCRVLVDPLGSVNFESVAPVLTDAGCDVRLYRPMQGTVASLDAVRIRARMHRKLVIRDGEVALTGGFGIWRSWLGNGDAAETWRDTNVRMRGPVVRGAQLAFAGNWQESGGDFLPPESFPPLAPAGDAQACFVASTSHRFLSEASKMWALSIASAKRRLWIANSYFIPPEALSDMLIEKARQGVDVRVLVPGRHHDVKPVLTAQRASYARLLEAGVRIWEYEISMMHSKTLLADDALGIVGSTNMDPLALNHTEEGSVMVEDPALAKALEAAFEQDLTHSREIHWKGWKQRGLLQRLAEQLPSVIGDFL; the protein is encoded by the coding sequence GTGAACGTGCGGTTGGCCTGGCCCATCTTGATTGCCCTGCTCGCGGCGGGGTGCCCGTACCCCAACCACCGGCAGGACCTGCGCCTGCGCTCACTGCCAGAGGCGCCAGCGGCGCGCTCCATCGCCATCACCCAGACGCTGGGGGTGCCGCTGGAGCCGGGCAACCGCGTGGAGCTGGTGCAGAACGGTCACATCTTCGACGCGATGGAGGAGGAGATCCGCGCGGCCCGCTCCAGCATCCACATCGCCAGCTACATCTGGCGTCCGGGCATCCCGTCGGACCGGCTGATCATCGCGCTGCGCGAGCGCAGGGCCGGCGTGCAGTGCCGCGTGCTCGTGGATCCGCTGGGCAGCGTGAACTTCGAAAGCGTCGCCCCCGTGCTCACGGATGCGGGCTGTGACGTGCGCCTCTACCGCCCGATGCAGGGCACGGTGGCGTCACTGGACGCGGTGCGCATCCGTGCGCGCATGCACCGCAAGCTGGTGATTCGCGACGGCGAGGTCGCGCTGACGGGCGGCTTCGGCATCTGGCGCAGCTGGCTGGGCAACGGCGACGCGGCGGAGACCTGGCGCGACACCAACGTGCGCATGCGCGGGCCCGTCGTGCGCGGCGCGCAGCTGGCGTTCGCGGGGAACTGGCAGGAGTCCGGCGGGGACTTCCTGCCGCCGGAGTCCTTCCCGCCCCTGGCGCCAGCGGGGGACGCGCAGGCGTGCTTCGTCGCGAGCACCAGCCACCGCTTCCTGTCGGAGGCGTCGAAGATGTGGGCCCTGTCCATCGCGTCGGCGAAGCGCCGGCTGTGGATCGCCAACTCGTACTTCATCCCGCCCGAAGCCTTGAGCGACATGCTCATCGAGAAGGCGCGCCAGGGCGTGGACGTGCGCGTGCTGGTGCCGGGCCGCCACCACGACGTGAAGCCCGTGCTCACGGCGCAGCGCGCGTCCTATGCGCGGCTCCTGGAGGCGGGCGTTCGCATCTGGGAGTACGAAATCTCCATGATGCACTCCAAGACGCTGCTCGCGGACGACGCGCTGGGCATCGTGGGCTCCACCAACATGGATCCGCTGGCGCTCAACCACACGGAGGAGGGCTCCGTCATGGTGGAGGATCCGGCGCTGGCGAAGGCGCTGGAGGCCGCCTTCGAGCAGGACCTCACCCATTCCCGGGAGATCCACTGGAAGGGCTGGAAGCAGCGGGGCCTGCTTCAGAGGCTGGCCGAACAGCTCCCGAGCGTCATCGGCGATTTCCTGTGA
- a CDS encoding ABC transporter permease — protein MAFWDTVRLAFGTFRSNPLRSFLTLLGIVIGVTTVVAMMSLIEGLKNQVNNQLSDLGANCFQAQRLPFGQGNLSAAQLARRPRFTFADLDAIRMQPSVGLAAAEDSKGGQKASTSERESRANVNVWAGTSEYFQTNAISIATGRPFTDAETVDGRRVAVIGADLADTLYPGMDPLGREFRILGRTFQVVGTLKRRGGFMGGGSQDNQAMIPITTYAGIFGIRDLRISIQARSAEVLSRAEDEVTLLMRRRHGLKPDQADDFFIFSNASTTEMFNNMSAAISAASFGVCLLSLLVGGIGILNIMLVAVTERTREIGIRKALGAKRYRILAQFALEAVVLSLVGGALGVALGVGLSLLARWMIQLPTEVPLWAVAVSLAMSCGVGLAFGIYPAARAAKLDPVEAMRSE, from the coding sequence ATGGCATTCTGGGACACGGTGCGGCTGGCGTTCGGCACGTTCCGCTCCAACCCGCTGCGCTCGTTCCTGACGCTCCTGGGCATCGTCATCGGCGTCACCACGGTGGTGGCGATGATGTCGCTCATCGAGGGCCTGAAGAACCAGGTGAACAACCAGCTGTCGGACCTGGGCGCCAACTGCTTCCAGGCGCAGCGGCTGCCCTTCGGCCAGGGAAACCTGTCGGCGGCGCAGCTGGCGCGCCGGCCGCGCTTCACCTTCGCGGACCTGGACGCCATCCGGATGCAGCCGTCCGTTGGACTGGCGGCGGCGGAGGACTCCAAGGGCGGCCAGAAGGCGTCCACCTCCGAGCGCGAGTCCCGGGCCAACGTGAACGTGTGGGCCGGCACGTCGGAGTACTTCCAGACGAACGCCATCAGCATCGCCACCGGGCGGCCCTTCACGGACGCGGAGACGGTGGATGGGCGGCGGGTGGCGGTGATTGGCGCGGACCTGGCGGACACGCTGTACCCGGGCATGGACCCCCTGGGGCGCGAGTTCCGCATCCTGGGGCGCACCTTCCAGGTGGTGGGCACGCTCAAGCGCCGGGGCGGGTTCATGGGCGGCGGCAGCCAGGACAACCAGGCCATGATTCCCATCACCACGTACGCGGGCATCTTCGGCATCCGGGACCTGCGCATCAGCATCCAGGCCCGCTCCGCGGAGGTGCTGTCGCGGGCGGAGGATGAGGTGACGCTGCTCATGCGCCGACGTCATGGGCTCAAGCCGGACCAGGCGGACGACTTCTTCATCTTCTCCAATGCGAGCACCACGGAGATGTTCAACAACATGTCCGCGGCCATCTCCGCGGCCAGCTTCGGCGTGTGCCTGCTGTCGCTGCTGGTGGGCGGCATCGGCATCCTGAACATCATGCTGGTGGCCGTGACGGAGCGGACGCGGGAGATAGGCATCCGCAAGGCGCTGGGAGCCAAGCGCTACCGCATCCTCGCGCAGTTCGCGCTGGAGGCCGTGGTGCTGTCGCTGGTGGGCGGCGCGCTGGGCGTGGCGCTGGGCGTGGGCCTGTCGCTGCTGGCGCGGTGGATGATCCAACTGCCCACGGAGGTGCCGCTCTGGGCCGTGGCCGTGTCGCTGGCCATGAGCTGCGGGGTGGGGCTGGCGTTCGGCATCTACCCGGCGGCGCGCGCGGCGAAGCTGGACCCCGTGGAGGCGATGCGCTCCGAGTAG